DNA from Ictalurus punctatus breed USDA103 chromosome 7, Coco_2.0, whole genome shotgun sequence:
CAACGTCTTCCCTAACGCCTTTCTGGTGTTTTCAGCAATATATTATGTCCAGTTAAGTTTCCCAGTGATATGCAGTTCCATAAATTTGAAACTATCCACTCTATCCACTATTTCCCCATTAATACAAACCAGAGTATGGACCGAGAGTATCTAAGATCATCTATTTGGTTTTGGAGGTATCGAGCATATGGTTGTTGctgaagttgttgttgttgtaattgtTACAGCACAGTCCCAGGTGACCAATCTTCTGTCACTATGGAACGTCATCATTATTATTGACAAGACTAATGATGTGGGATTGTCAGCTAATTTTATGATGTAGTTATCATCATGCCTGGCTACACAGTCATAACTGAAATGTGCATACAACCTGTGTCTTAGCAGCACCGTAGAGCTCAGGTATTCAGTAAGTGGTATAGAAGTTTTATCAACGGTTTTCACCACCTGTGATCTAGCATGCCAAAATCCAGTTGCAGATGGAATTGGATTGATTCAGCACCCTGAGATTAGAGATCAGGGACTGTGTTAAATGCTGAACTACTGTATAATCAGTAAACAACATCTGCACATAAGTGTTTAGTCTATCCAGGTGCTAGAGGGCAATGTGAAGGGCAGGGTAATGGCATTGGGCAGCGATCTATTTTCCTGGTAAACAAACTGTTGGGGGACTACAGAATCATGAATTATACTATAGTCAGTACGTCAGTACAAGTTCTTACAGACATCTAATACCCACTGAAGTGAGTGCTATTGGACAGTAGTCATTTATGTAACGTCACTGAatgttattttagttttttgggGAACTGGGATGATGGTAATGTTCTTGAAACGTTGCGGAATGATACTTGTGCCTCGAGATTTCTCGAGgcatacttacatacttacattTTCAACACCCTTGGTTGTAATCTACTGGGTCCTGCAGCTTTGTATGCATTTACCCTCTGCAGTTTCCTACACACCTCTTGCTCAGTTACTAGATATGAATTCATCTGGCTTACTTGGGATTTTCGTCAAAATTTCcttattttattgtaaaatacAGTGGGgcgaaataagtattggacgtgtcaacatttttatcggtaaatatatttccaattaggTTATtaaaaattttcaccagacatcagaattaaatcaagaaatccggaaatataaagaattcacctTTGTGActccttggtaacgaaaagcctttttatagaccatcaatttactaacccagctgatattaatttgcacagatagggggtgtaattacttacggatttcagctggttccttgccttaccttgccttggagaactgctttttcttagtgtgttcaatactgtTCAAGgccccccgtgtcattccactttattacacacaactttatgttgtgaattctttatattttcagatgtcttgagttaatactgatgtctggtgaaaatttcatgtgaataacctcattggaaatatatttactgaaaacaaatgttgacgtgttcaatacttatttcccccactgtatgtaaaGTTTGTCAGAAAGTTAGGCACGGGTTAGTAGTTATTGGGCCTGTGTCGTTAATTATGCTTAATAACCTTTTGACTATATAGGCCCTTTTGAGTAATATTACAGAGTTCTCTATACATAgatattttatacacattttctCCCCCTGAGAGGAAATCCAATCTTTCTCTAGATCTGACCCAGAGTTCTATTAAACTGTGGCTTTTGGTTAGGAAAAATGTATGTGAATAGAGTGAATGACGCTGCCCTCCTAATCtcccacaccaacacacattaACAGGTTAGATTATTCAGTGTTGTTGTGTCCGTTTGGTTTTGCTGTGCACTTGAAGAtaagtgaatttttaaaaaaaataataataacgacaaaacaaacaatgttAGCCACTGCAGAGGCACTCACATTGTGCTCGTGTTCATCTCTATGAGAAAGTCTATTGTAGTTTAATGGCAGAAAAACATGATTAATTGTTGGGAAGATAAATAACAGCCTCCCCCATAGCCTGAAATCTTCTCTAGTGTAGCTGCTGTAGGAGGACTGAATTAACACATTCGACTAAAGCTAGTTAAAAGCAAGTTGGAGATGGTGGACATTGATCTTTCCCACACTGAGTATGAAGGGTTCATTCTATTCATGTCCTCTGTAGAACTGATAATTAGGCACAACTCATGTGTTGTGGCTCATTAAATCCATTAACACATAAAATGGCTGCTTGAAAGCTGtctttaaaaccaaaaataaatacagcgcATTCTTAATACTATTTGGGACTAATGGGTACTTTAATATGGCTAATACACAGCCCTAACAATGGAAGCAGTGGCTCCTCTGATCCAATTAAATATTTCCCGACCTCCATTCAGTCTGCTCACCCAAAAAGATGAATAACAAGACATGTTTTTGTCTACTCTGCAAAAGAAGGATGCATTATACTTGTTCCATGAGTCAGGCTTCTTTTTTGTCTGTCTGGAGAATAGACTGTCTCGCATCCTTGAAACTTCTGGAAATGTTCTCTATGTTACGGGTTTCATAATCATCCATGATGAAAGGGAGCAcggctgtggcttttttcaggTGACAGTCCAGGCTACCTGCATCACACTGACAGCAATGAGTGGGGATCGCTGCTACGTGACTGTTTACCCCTTGAAATCGCTCCGTCATCGCACGTCACGGGTTGCCATGATTGTAAGCGTCTGCATCTGGATTGGTATGTCATACAATATCATTATCGAGATCTCAGTCACgtctttattaaaacattgtttcatttattttctccaaCGAATGCTAATTAATTACTATGTCATTTTAAGTCATTTGTCCGTATTCCGCATCACAGCCTAGAAATTCTTGATAAAGGTTGtctatgtacagtatttatatataatgtttctTTCACATCAATTGCATCATAATATCTCTTGTCTGATCGATATTTGGGTATTGTTTTACATTCGTGAACATTATTTACTacaataattaacattaacaaatatTAAACTAATGAAGAAACCATATGTCATcgtaacaaattaacaaagtaGTTTAACAGTAGTGTATTAATTGACATTTGTTTGTCAACTAAATACACCTGCACTGATTGTTTATTCAGCCCAtgactacaaaaaaaatatatatttaaaaaatccaaataaattagcaaaaatTAACTGAGAATATATTCCTAAATGTTGCTAACTTACTGTCTCCATTTGTGAAAATTCAAACTTTCTTCAGACTCAGTTCTGAATTTTGCTACTTACTGATTGCGAAGatgttaattatatataatgagATAATGAGATAGTGGGCTTAATGTTAACTCCTTGATTGTATGAATATTGGTTAATGTTGGTGTTCATTATATGCCTATTATTTGTCTAAAACCATTCATTAATACAAGTGGTAGTTACTTTATTACTTTGTTGTGTTACTGCTGAGTTTCATGGTTTGTTCATGTCAATTACTGTGCTAAATAATGGCATATTAATGTAAATTTAAAGGAATATTAATTACTGATATTTGTTTGCCTATACATAGTTTACTAACATATTTTTATGTCTTTTCTGATCCAGGCTCTTTCATTCTGTCCATCCCGATTTTAATGTATCAGAGGCTTGAGGATGGTTACTGGTATGGGCCAAGACAGTACTGTATGGAGCGCTTTCCCTCAAAGACACATGAAAGAGCCTTCATACTGTACCAGTTTATAGCTGTCTACCTGCTGCCTGTTCTAACTATCTCATTCTGCTATTCCTTCATGTTGAAGAGGGTGGGCCAGCCAACTGTGGAGCCTGTTGATAATAACCATCATCAGGTAGGAGCACTGGCCTTCCTTATTACtattaatcctttttttttttttaatatatgtatattatagtTCATGTCCCGAAACTCAAATAAAAAGGATATTGGATGTGGAGACCCTGGTATATAATACATAACTCTACTCCTCGAAGGGTCATCTCGTTTGATAGGCTGGCCTTTTCAGACAGCTAGCTAGTGATCTGTTCGTTTTAAGTGTGATGCCAAAAGACAAAGCTGATCTATTTTCAGGTGCATCTGCTCTCCGAGAGAACCATTTCCATCAGGAGTAAGGTTTCCAAAATGGTGGTAGTCATCGTGGTGCTCTTCACCATCTGCTGGGGTCCCATCCAGATCTTTGTCCTCTTTCAGTCTTTCTACCCTAACTTTAAGGTCAATTATGCCACATATAAGATCAAGACGTGGGCCAACTGCATGTCGTATGCCAACTCGTCCATCAACCCCATCGTGTATGGCTTCATGGGTGCCAGCTTCCGAAAATCCTTCCGGAAGACTTTCCCCTTCCTCTTCAGACATGCGGTGAGGGACAGCAGTGTAGCCTCCCGTACAGCGAACGCAGAAATTAAATTTGTCGCAACAGACGAGAGCAACGCAGAAAGGAAGTGAGCAGCGGGCATGGAAGAGAATAAGCAGCTTCATCTGCACACAGACAAATGCTTAATTGCTGCCACATCCTGCACCGAAACACACTGATCAATGTGGGAGTGAAATGATTTCTTCAGGGAGCTTCAGTATGCATAATAAGGAGATGATGTACAATGACATGGAAAAACACATTTGCTTTTCCATGTTAATTCCTTGATGCATACTTAACCATTGACAAATGTAACACATGACCATGCGAATTAGATGAAATGAGATTTAATCCCACATATAAGCTCACATAAACAGTGGATGTAAATCAGACAGGTCAACGTCTTTGCCAGATGATTGGAAGTTCTGCCAACTGTGAAATGCAGGAACTTGCCAGAGAGGATGTTAACTGAACGATCCATAGAGACTCATGACTCATTCATTGAATTGGATACATAGGTTGGTCCTGCACCTccctgtgtacacacacacacacacacgcacacacacactgttgcctAGCATAACCCTGTACATTTTAACTTAATGGGTGTTTCTGATGTTCTCAGTTTACCTCCTGACTCAGCCGAGAGTGTTCTTATTCTGATAGCAAGTCTAAACACATCTCAGAGCATACTCTATTACTACCAATTACAGCTTGTGTTGGTAATGCTTTTAATCTGTACAGTTAGTAAGGCTGTTAAATTGTTTTGTTGATCGGTCAATGGTGTATAAATGTTCTCGTGAGACGAGGCTTCTCTGACCTTCTGGCTCAACAagaaatactttatttattttttattttaaataacattgtGATCGTTCCAGATGCTTCTGATCAACTGAAGAGATTTTCCATCATCATGATATAatgtatttcatatatatatatatatatatatatatatatatatatatatatatatatatatatatattatataacgcATGCAGTTAGATCATACAGGGACCGCTTTATGTAACCATTTTTTTTCAACCCCTCCAAAAAAATTCTTCGACAAAACATTGGTTTTAAAATATTATGCCTTCGTTACAATTAATATTTCTGTTCTGCCTAGAAGAGAACAGCGCTG
Protein-coding regions in this window:
- the kiss1ra gene encoding KISS1 receptor a; amino-acid sequence: MVSSEVWNSSEMLLNDSARNLSLDEVEEGEHPFLTDAWLVPLFFSLIMLVGLVGNSLVIYVISKHRQMRTATNFYIANLAATDIIFLVCCVPFTATLYPLPGWIFGDFMCRFVAFLQQVTVQATCITLTAMSGDRCYVTVYPLKSLRHRTSRVAMIVSVCIWIGSFILSIPILMYQRLEDGYWYGPRQYCMERFPSKTHERAFILYQFIAVYLLPVLTISFCYSFMLKRVGQPTVEPVDNNHHQVHLLSERTISIRSKVSKMVVVIVVLFTICWGPIQIFVLFQSFYPNFKVNYATYKIKTWANCMSYANSSINPIVYGFMGASFRKSFRKTFPFLFRHAVRDSSVASRTANAEIKFVATDESNAERK